The Cucurbita pepo subsp. pepo cultivar mu-cu-16 chromosome LG05, ASM280686v2, whole genome shotgun sequence nucleotide sequence TTTCATCAGGCGCGTTATAATAGTGAAAACCCGAGAATGAAGCTAAATAGTTACTATTTATCTCAAAtaattatctatatatatatatatatatatatatatatatatatattcaaattcatgttaaattttagataaCAAAATTAATCGATAGTAACAATCCTCTAGTCTGAGACTTTGATAAAAGAGAAAGACTTagatttatgtattttttacatttatggttttaaattgcaacaaattaaattttaagagaagttttaataataaattattttgtttaccGAAACAAGCAACAAACaagcaccagtggtctagtggtagaatagtaccctcacatgttttttagttttagttaataaaaatatcttgtAAAATAGTCACATGAAACCGGCTGTGCAGGTATTTATCATGAAGTAACTCACTCCTTCGCTACTTGAACTTCAACAAACCGtgacttaaaatattaaaaaatattggaaaatatcaatttttaatccTGAAATTTTCAAGACGTTAATTAAAATGGTTGATTATGAGCCTTAGTTTCGAGTAAACTTTAATCTTCATGAAATTACTGAATATTTGGATTTTcagttttatgaaattatttttgtattaaaattagTGGATGAATTCgacagaaaaattaaataaaaatcttaccTAAATACATActcaaaattgatgaaattatAAGTTCATGATGggcactcttttttttttttttttttccaaaaaaaaaaaatataaactttatttactCCTTCAGACCATTCCATCTTTTCTGTAATTTGGGTTCAATCAAATGAAATATCATGTTAGTCAGGATATCTATATAATCAGGGAAGGCAAATAAAACTCTGGTGTAACAAACTGGTTTGCTGATTATATTCATCAATGTCAGCTTAATGGAGAGCTGCAGATGATATTTTGGTTCCAAACTCGTTCCAACTTCAATTTTGGTACACAAGGAAAACATATTCACACAGGCATCAACAGAACAGCTATGCCAATGTTACAACTAATACTCTCATAGAACTAAGCAGCAGTGCTGATCATTGTCGTCCATCCAGAGCCCGTGCTCGACTTCTTTTGATGATATCCAAATGGAAGAATTACCTTGTGAGATAGTACACAATGAAGAAAATCGCCACGAAAAGTACGACTAGCGAGAACATCTTCGGGCTCGACTTCGGATCAAATACCTAaacatattgaaattaatgtcAAAAACGATGAAAAGGAGTATCGAAAGTGTGGAATGAATAGTTCTTGTGAATATGGCAATACCGTCTTGAATCGATCCATAGTGCCCGACAACACTCCTCTTGATGAATCCATATCATTACCCTGAACCAAAACATGCAAGAAATTAGTTCTCAGTTGATAATAACACTAAGAACAGCGTAAGACACTTGAGTTGACATAATACCATCCTATCCAGCATGCGGTTATGACTCTCCACCTCCTCATTTATGTCACCTGTCAACTGTTGAAATAACACTTTCAATTTGAATGCGATTCAGGAAACAGAATATATCGATCTCGGCCATCATTACCATTTCTTTGCTTCAAAAATAGCATAGTTTATGTTTTCTAtcaatcatatatatttagtaaCAATCCCTCGTGTGTTTTTCTTGAACAATATACAATCACAAGTTGGAAAGTATTTTCATCCTCTATGttctcaaaaataaattgCAGCATATTATAGGTGCAGAATTTGTTCACAATAATTGCAACATATTCTACGTGCAGAGCTGATTCTCGACAATAATTGCAGCAAATTGTAGGTGCAGAACTTGGTCTCAACAATTATTGCATAATGTTATAGGTGTGGAattctttctctgtttctaCCGACTCACTCATCAAAGATTAGTGACTAAGACTGggtaagaaattaaataccCTTTTCAATAGAAGGACTCTGTCTTGCAAGCCTTCCAATGCTGTTTCATTATCCTGTTCCTCAATTTCATGGGAGGAGTATGAAGATGAGGCCCTAACACCACCCTCCTCAATGCCATCAAAGAGAGAAACCCTATTGTTACGTAGTTCCCTGCACTCCAAGAGATACTATTACAAGAAGAACGACCAGCACATAGCGAGATCAACCCAAGGTTCAGTTCATAAAAATCAACTTGGTACTAAAAAATACATTCTTCAGTttgtgattaaaaaaatgaatttaagaaCTTCCATTCAACTATCAAGGGTGCATGTGCATATAAGTGCATGAGGGAAAGTAAATTGTATTTTGACTACATTTTAACAAAGAATTGAGAACTAAAGATTCAAAAATCAGAAAATGTCCACACTCATTGCAAAgatcaattaaaatataagaaacaaaGTTTATTTCCACCATAAACATTTCACCATGATTTATCTTCGATAATTGAGTACATCCTGATAATTCTGGATTAGTAGACAATTATCCAAAACGATATAAGTTGTTAATGTTAAATCACTTAACAGTACGACTTATACAAGTGCAGGCATAGAAAGCCATAGCATAACATAAAGGGGCAAAAGTTACCAATCTATAGAATAGAGATCTTGAATTTCACGACTATATAGTATGAAGAGTCTTAAACAGAAAGAAGAATgcttaaaaatgattaaaaaaccGAGCCCTATAGAATCAATGGGTCATTCTAAAATCACCTGCTAATAAAAGGTATACGGCagaaaaatgaagtaaaagaGTACACTTCAGATGTTGCAACGTTCTAATGCATTTGGACTGAAACATTCCTCAAGAGAATTCAATTCTAATAATAGAAGTAAAGTCCCAAAACTTGGAATTACTCATTGAACCCTTCTACCAGATACGGACTCAGATTTATCGAGCTATCGGTGTATCGAGATCTAGTAGCCAATAATATAGCAACACAACATTGAATCGTAAATGTAAATTTCACACAAACAAGTAACTGGCGTCACGCGTGGTTTGATCGATAGGAAAGATACTTAAATGACCTGCAGAACTAAGATAAAGATTGAAAGATTCAAGAAAAACCTTCTGGCGTTCATGGCTATCTCGGGACGAAACAGATTCCACGCACAGCCCTATGTGTTCTTGGATTCGCAATCAAAGATTATTCGATCTGTTGAATTGGCGCTACCCTGTTGAGGATTTGCAGATTATTAAAGTAGAAGTTGATCGGAAGGAAATacaattaaatcaataaatatatgGATGCAGCAGCAAAGAATCGAAGAGAAAAGAACATCGAGAAAACGACTTCGAAGATCACGAGTGGAAGAGGAGTTGAAATTCGAGAGAGATTTAGAAGGAAGGAGATGAAAGAAAGACGTACCAATTGTCGGGCAGCTGAAAGTTTGAGAATCGACGGAGCGACGGGACTAGGAACGGTGACGAAGAGAGACGATCGGCGAATCTTGACGGGGAGAGTAAGAGATAAAtactaaaatcatttattgaaattttatttataaatgttattttatcgagaaaaataaaagaaaacccccaattttatgtctaaaaCATTCATCTTTTAATATCCAATTGAATTTCTtgtaacaaaatttaaaaataatttctagtaataaaaataaaattctaataattattattttctggACGCTAAAATTGAAGttatagttaaaaataaattaattaattaaatag carries:
- the LOC111794382 gene encoding bet1-like SNARE 1-1, which translates into the protein MNARRELRNNRVSLFDGIEEGGVRASSSYSSHEIEEQDNETALEGLQDRVLLLKRLTGDINEEVESHNRMLDRMGNDMDSSRGVLSGTMDRFKTVFDPKSSPKMFSLVVLFVAIFFIVYYLTR